Genomic window (Castor canadensis chromosome X, mCasCan1.hap1v2, whole genome shotgun sequence):
ATCAGCAAtaagttaaacatagaattacagTATGGCCCAGGAGTTTCACTCCGAGATATAGACCCAAAAGATTTGACAAAAGGTCTTATAGGAATGTTCATGGAAGCACACTATTCACGGCAACCAAAAGGTGGAAATTGCCCAactgcccatcaactgatgagtgaACACACAAAATGTGGCCTATGCACACCGTGGAACACTAGTTCAGTgcgaaaaggaatgaaataagggTGCCTGCTGCAATGTGGACGAACCACAACGAACCCCTGCAACGTGGATGAACCCTAGTGAATCCATGATGCTAGGTGAAAGCAGGCAGACACGAATACAGTGCAAAAACCAAAATGTACTCACATGCATGTAATTGCAATAATGATACCTGTCgtaactattccatgaatcaGGGGTGGGGGGATAAAGGGGAGCAGTGGAGGAattgaattcaagtacaatacactgtaagaacctttgtaaatgccacaatgtacccccacccagcacaacaataaaggaagaaaaaaggccaCACCTTTTTTCCATCTACAGGAAACGTCCGCACAGGCAATCCTTTACCAGAAGAAAGATTGGTGGCTGCCAGTGGCCAGGGAgtgagtggggggtgggggggtctggGGAGTGACTGGTTAATAGAGCGGTGGAGTTCTTTTGGGAGTTTTGTGAAAGTGCTTGGAAACAGATTTGGTGTGGTGGGGGGTTCTGCGGGGATGAGGGGGAAAGTAGAAGTCAGAAACAGCATGGAACAGAGGAGCAGGAGCAGGCTCTTCCGGCGGCGACAGGACTGGGGGTGGCCCGTGGGTGGGAGTGGAGGAGTACAGAGGGCGCCCCTCTTGGCTCCGACTGAGTCGGAGCCTGCCTGCCTGACTGCCTGGTCAAATCTCCAGAATGATGACATGGCTGAGACCATGACCACCTCTAAAGGCGACCGGACTGGGGACAGAGAGTGGACAGACGGTGGGGCGTGGGCGCCAACGGGGCCAACGGGAAGGCGAAAGCGTGGGGGTGCGGGGATGGAAACGATCCAGAAAAATGCAAACGGGGGGAGGGGTCATGCGGGGTCACGAGTCCAGTTTTGGTCACATTCGGATGGAGATTCGATGAGGCGCCCTTTGCAACGGAGACTGGCCAGCGATAACCCAGCAACAGCTGGCGCCTGGCCGGGCCACGCGGGGCCAGGACCCCGGATTTGCTTAGGGGCCAAGCCGGGTCCCGCCCcacaaaactgtcatttgcacACGTGGCGGGGCGGCCGGCCCGGGTCCTCCATTCGCTGAGGGGGCCGACGTCAGGCcaggccccaccccaccccacccccctgaTTTGCATACGCGCCTCCGAGCCTGACCGGGTTCCGCCTCAGGCCCCGCTCTTTGCACAGCACCACAGCAACGGTGTGGGGCGGGGCCGCCCGGAGCGGCGCGCGCTCCGGCGGGCTGTGCTAGACGCGGGGCACGTCGCGGCCAGATCCGTCGGCTGCGTCAGCACGTCCGGAAGTGCGGGAGCGGCCGACATGGCGGCGTCCGCGTCCGGCttgggcggcggcggcggcgccggcGGCTTGGGCGGCGGGGGCCCCGGGCCCGAGGCCGGGGACTTCCTGGCCCGGTACCGGTTGGTGTCGAACAAGCTCAAGAAGCGGTTCCTGCGGAAACCGAACGTGGCGGAGGCCGGCGAGCAGTTCGGGCAGCTGGGCCGCGAGCTCCGTGCCCAGGAGTGCCTCCCTTACGCGGCGTGGTGCCAGCTGGCCGTGGCGCGCTGCCAGCAGGCGCTCTTCCACGGGCCCGGGGAGGCGCTGGCCCTCACCGAGGCCGCGCGCCTCTTTCTGCGGCAGGAGTGCGACACTCGCCAGCGCTTGGTCTGCCCCGCCGCCTACGGCGAGCCCCTGCAGGCGGCCGCCAGCGCCCTGAGCGCCGCCGTGCGCCTGCACCTCGAGCTGGGCCagccggccgccgccgccgccctgtGCCTGGAGCTGGCCGCCGCCCTGCGCGATCTGGGCCAGccggccgccgccgccggccACTTCCAGCGCGCCGCGCAGCTGCACCTGCCCCTGCTGCCCCTGGCCGCGCTGCAGGCGCTCGGCGACGCCGCCTCCTGCCAGCTACTGGCGCGCGACTACAACGGCGCCCTGGCGGTCTTCACGCGCATGCAGCGCCTGGCGCGCGACCACGGCAGCCACCCAGTGCCGCCGcagccgcccccgcccccgccgcccccgccgcccccGCGGCCCGGGCCCCAGCACGCACCCGGCGCGGCCTCCACCCTGCCCGCTGCACCGCCCGCTGCCAACACCGGC
Coding sequences:
- the LOC109699599 gene encoding 40-kDa huntingtin-associated protein-like gives rise to the protein MAASASGLGGGGGAGGLGGGGPGPEAGDFLARYRLVSNKLKKRFLRKPNVAEAGEQFGQLGRELRAQECLPYAAWCQLAVARCQQALFHGPGEALALTEAARLFLRQECDTRQRLVCPAAYGEPLQAAASALSAAVRLHLELGQPAAAAALCLELAAALRDLGQPAAAAGHFQRAAQLHLPLLPLAALQALGDAASCQLLARDYNGALAVFTRMQRLARDHGSHPVPPQPPPPPPPPPPPRPGPQHAPGAASTLPAAPPAANTGSAAPSPATLGAFSDVLARCEVSRVLLLLLLQPPPAKLLSEHAQTLERYSWEAFDGHGQEGSGQLPEELFLLLQSLVMATHEKDTEAVKSLQVEMWPLLTAEQNHLLHLVLQETISPSGYGV